The Flaviramulus sp. BrNp1-15 genome has a window encoding:
- the accC gene encoding acetyl-CoA carboxylase biotin carboxylase subunit, whose translation MKKILVANRGEIAIRVMKTAQKMGIKTVAVFSTADRNAPHVKFADEAVCIGEPPSNQSYLRGDKIIEVAKKLHVDAIHPGYGFLSENADFAELCEDNNIIFIGPRSKAIKIMGSKLAAKDAVKKYNIPMVPGIDEAITDVKKAKAIAKDIGFPILIKASAGGGGKGMRIVEKEKDLESQMNRAISEATSAFGDGSVFIEKYVTSPRHIEIQVMADSHGNVLHFFERECSIQRRHQKVVEEAPSSVLSPELRAKMGDAAIKVAKSCDYLGAGTVEFLLDANHNFYFLEMNTRLQVEHPVTELISGVDLVELQILVARGEALQIKQDDLKINGHALELRVYAEDPLNDFLPSVGHLDVYKLPVGEGIRVDNGFEEDMDIPIYYDPMLSKLITYGKTREEAIQLMIKAIDNYHVEGVQTTLPFGKYVCEHEAFKSGNFDTHFVKNYYSPEALKEQTENEAKIAALIAVKQYIEDQKLLRLPN comes from the coding sequence ATGAAAAAAATATTAGTTGCCAACCGAGGTGAAATTGCCATAAGAGTTATGAAAACTGCTCAGAAAATGGGTATTAAAACTGTAGCTGTTTTTTCTACAGCTGATAGAAATGCACCTCATGTAAAATTTGCAGATGAAGCCGTTTGCATAGGCGAACCGCCTTCAAATCAATCCTATTTAAGAGGTGATAAAATTATTGAAGTCGCAAAAAAACTTCATGTAGATGCTATTCATCCTGGATATGGATTTTTAAGTGAAAATGCAGATTTTGCAGAACTATGCGAAGATAATAACATCATTTTTATTGGCCCGCGTTCTAAAGCTATAAAAATCATGGGAAGCAAATTAGCCGCCAAAGATGCTGTTAAAAAATACAATATTCCTATGGTTCCGGGTATAGACGAGGCGATAACCGATGTTAAAAAAGCAAAAGCAATTGCAAAAGACATTGGTTTTCCAATTCTAATTAAAGCCTCTGCAGGTGGTGGCGGAAAAGGAATGCGTATTGTAGAAAAGGAAAAAGATTTAGAATCTCAAATGAATCGTGCAATCAGTGAAGCGACTTCGGCCTTTGGAGATGGTTCTGTGTTTATTGAAAAATATGTAACATCTCCACGACATATAGAAATTCAGGTTATGGCAGATAGCCATGGTAATGTATTACATTTCTTTGAGCGAGAATGTAGTATACAACGTCGTCATCAAAAAGTAGTAGAAGAAGCACCTTCATCTGTATTAAGCCCAGAATTAAGAGCAAAAATGGGTGATGCTGCCATAAAAGTTGCGAAATCTTGTGATTATTTAGGTGCTGGTACCGTTGAGTTTTTATTAGATGCCAACCATAATTTCTATTTCTTAGAAATGAATACACGATTACAAGTTGAACATCCAGTTACCGAATTAATTTCAGGGGTAGATTTAGTAGAACTTCAAATTCTTGTGGCTCGAGGTGAAGCCCTTCAAATAAAACAAGATGATTTAAAAATTAACGGTCATGCGTTAGAGTTACGTGTATATGCCGAAGATCCTTTAAACGATTTTCTGCCAAGTGTTGGCCATTTAGATGTTTACAAACTTCCCGTTGGTGAAGGCATTAGAGTTGATAATGGTTTTGAAGAAGACATGGACATCCCTATTTATTACGACCCTATGCTTTCAAAATTAATCACTTACGGAAAAACTCGTGAAGAAGCCATTCAACTTATGATTAAAGCCATAGATAATTACCATGTAGAAGGTGTACAAACCACTCTCCCTTTTGGTAAATATGTTTGCGAACACGAAGCTTTTAAATCTGGGAATTTCGATACACATTTCGTAAAAAATTATTATTCACCAGAAGCGTTAAAAGAACAAACTGAAAACGAAGCTAAAATTGCCGCTTTAATTGCTGTTAAACAATATATAGAAGACCAAAAATTACTACGATTACCTAATTAA
- a CDS encoding acetyl-CoA carboxylase biotin carboxyl carrier protein subunit, whose translation MNKNFKVNVNNSIDFDLTENDITELDALEISESNYHILQNSKSYKVEISESDFNKKSYQVKVNNNTYKTIILNDLDLLIKDMGFALGSTKHVNSIKAPMPGLILEINVKDGQEVKEDDPLLILEAMKMENIITSPRDGIIKSISAGKGDAVEKNQLLVEFE comes from the coding sequence ATGAATAAGAACTTTAAGGTAAACGTAAACAATTCTATTGATTTTGATTTAACTGAAAATGATATTACAGAGCTTGATGCTCTGGAAATTTCAGAATCCAATTACCACATTCTTCAAAACAGTAAATCTTATAAAGTAGAAATTTCTGAATCTGATTTTAACAAAAAATCATATCAAGTAAAAGTCAACAACAACACTTATAAGACAATTATTTTAAACGACTTAGACTTACTTATCAAAGACATGGGGTTTGCTTTAGGAAGCACAAAACATGTTAATTCTATTAAAGCTCCTATGCCTGGTTTAATATTAGAAATTAATGTTAAAGACGGACAAGAAGTAAAAGAAGATGATCCGTTGTTAATTTTAGAAGCCATGAAAATGGAAAACATTATTACTTCGCCAAGAGATGGCATAATTAAATCTATTTCTGCCGGTAAAGGTGATGCCGTAGAGAAAAATCAATTATTAGTAGAATTTGAATAA
- a CDS encoding PrsW family intramembrane metalloprotease, with product MNLLIVAVAPVFIIILYVYFKDKYEKEPKRLLVYNFLLGAFISIIITTILYYGFDIVLPLPDDTSVFQQFIKAFFVVGLTEEFSKYVIVRYFSQRNSAFNEPFDGIVYAVMVSMGFAATENIFYVLEGGYQTALVRAFTAVPAHATFGILMGYYMGKAKFSNNRIGLNLSGLLLAIFFHGAYDFFLFIEFIPGIWIGAFISLFIGIVLSRKAIKIHQTNSHFNI from the coding sequence ATGAATTTATTAATCGTTGCTGTAGCTCCCGTTTTTATCATCATTTTATATGTTTATTTTAAAGATAAATATGAAAAAGAGCCTAAGCGATTACTAGTATACAATTTTCTTTTAGGTGCTTTTATTAGTATAATTATTACCACAATCTTGTATTACGGATTTGATATTGTTCTCCCCTTGCCAGATGACACGAGTGTTTTTCAGCAATTTATAAAAGCCTTTTTTGTAGTTGGTTTAACCGAAGAATTTAGCAAATATGTGATTGTTAGATATTTTTCTCAAAGAAACTCAGCATTTAATGAACCATTTGATGGTATTGTTTACGCTGTAATGGTATCTATGGGTTTTGCTGCTACCGAAAATATTTTTTATGTATTAGAAGGCGGTTACCAAACGGCTTTAGTAAGAGCTTTTACCGCTGTTCCTGCACACGCCACATTTGGTATTTTAATGGGTTACTATATGGGAAAAGCTAAATTTTCAAATAATAGAATTGGTCTTAATTTAAGCGGTCTTTTATTAGCAATATTTTTTCATGGCGCTTACGATTTCTTTTTATTTATAGAATTTATTCCGGGTATCTGGATTGGTGCCTTTATATCTTTATTTATAGGTATTGTACTATCTAGAAAGGCTATAAAAATTCATCAAACAAATTCTCATTTTAATATTTGA
- a CDS encoding NUDIX domain-containing protein, producing MEDEYIDIVDARGKPLGKSFPKSVIHQKGYYHHTAHVWFYTKNGEILLSQRSYKKTICPLMWDVSVAGHIDAGETATQAAIREAREEIGICISKKDLIKIGVFECFQSYKNGINDNEFHNTFITELNAEISKLTPQEEEVEALKLVTFNDFKQLINNIDQDNNHFVPSNKSYYEFVLKTIQKTIS from the coding sequence ATGGAGGATGAATACATAGATATTGTAGACGCTAGAGGTAAACCATTAGGTAAATCTTTTCCTAAATCAGTTATTCATCAAAAAGGATATTATCATCATACAGCACACGTTTGGTTTTATACTAAAAATGGTGAAATTCTGTTATCGCAACGTTCTTATAAAAAAACAATTTGCCCGTTAATGTGGGATGTCTCAGTTGCAGGACACATAGATGCTGGGGAAACTGCAACACAAGCTGCTATAAGAGAAGCCCGCGAAGAAATTGGTATATGTATTTCTAAAAAAGACCTTATAAAAATAGGCGTTTTTGAATGTTTTCAATCTTATAAAAACGGAATTAATGATAATGAGTTTCATAATACTTTTATAACAGAATTAAACGCTGAAATTTCTAAGTTAACACCTCAAGAAGAAGAAGTTGAAGCTTTAAAACTTGTAACGTTTAACGATTTTAAGCAACTTATAAATAATATTGATCAAGATAATAATCATTTTGTGCCTTCAAACAAATCATATTACGAATTTGTTTTAAAAACCATTCAAAAAACAATAAGTTAA
- a CDS encoding aminotransferase class V-fold PLP-dependent enzyme — translation MALQNQRHLFSIPENITYLNTAAQSPLFKAVEQAGIDGILQKSHAYKITTADYFEPVTELKKLFAQLIDANDYNRIATMPSASYGLASVANNIKLKPEDNILIIEEQFPSNVYIWQKLANKYDASIKTIKSSSRTNISQQLNKNILSSINENTAVIAIGHIHWSNGNLFDLKAISKKAKKHNALLIIDGSQSIGALPFSVKDIQPDALICAGYKWLFGPYGCAYGYFGEYFDNGTPIEENWSNRLNSENFSGLTNYEPEYKPLANRYSVGEHGNFIYVKMQIEALKQINKWTPKAIQDYCKNISEEAVLELKQLGCKIEDSNYRTHHLFGIELPKNLDINLFKSELQKQNIFLSFRGNYIRISCHLFNTKDDFKKLIACISSVLKND, via the coding sequence ATGGCTTTACAAAATCAAAGACATCTATTTAGTATACCAGAAAACATAACTTACCTTAATACTGCTGCTCAATCACCTTTATTTAAAGCGGTTGAGCAAGCAGGTATTGATGGTATTTTACAAAAAAGTCATGCGTATAAAATTACTACAGCTGATTATTTTGAACCTGTTACAGAACTTAAAAAACTTTTTGCACAACTTATAGATGCAAACGATTATAACCGTATTGCAACAATGCCTTCTGCTTCTTACGGTTTAGCAAGTGTTGCAAATAATATTAAGCTAAAACCTGAAGACAACATTTTAATAATAGAAGAACAATTTCCAAGTAATGTTTACATCTGGCAGAAACTAGCGAATAAATATGATGCTTCAATTAAAACGATTAAATCTTCTTCTAGAACTAATATATCTCAGCAACTAAATAAAAATATTTTAAGTTCCATAAATGAGAATACCGCGGTAATTGCTATAGGACATATTCATTGGTCTAATGGAAATTTGTTCGATTTAAAAGCAATAAGTAAAAAAGCTAAAAAGCATAATGCTTTACTTATTATAGACGGAAGCCAAAGTATTGGCGCTTTACCTTTTTCAGTAAAAGACATACAGCCAGATGCTCTTATTTGTGCAGGTTACAAATGGCTTTTCGGACCTTATGGATGCGCTTATGGTTATTTTGGAGAGTATTTTGATAATGGAACACCAATTGAGGAAAATTGGTCTAATCGTTTAAATAGTGAGAATTTTTCTGGCTTAACAAATTATGAACCTGAATACAAACCTTTAGCAAATCGTTATTCGGTTGGCGAACACGGTAACTTTATTTATGTTAAAATGCAAATTGAAGCATTAAAACAAATAAATAAATGGACACCAAAAGCAATTCAAGACTACTGTAAAAATATTTCTGAAGAAGCTGTTTTAGAATTAAAACAATTAGGTTGCAAGATTGAAGATTCAAATTATAGAACGCACCATTTATTTGGAATTGAATTACCAAAAAACTTAGATATTAACCTTTTTAAATCGGAGCTTCAAAAACAAAATATTTTCCTTTCTTTTAGAGGAAATTATATTAGAATTTCTTGTCATTTGTTTAACACTAAAGACGATTTTAAAAAATTGATAGCTTGTATTTCTTCGGTTTTAAAAAATGATTAA
- a CDS encoding M42 family metallopeptidase, which translates to MAKKSILNKKSMDFLEKYLNNASPTGYEWTGQKIWMDYLKPYVDEFITDTYGSAVGVINPKAKYKVVIEGHADEISWYVNYISDNGLIYVIRNGGSDHQIAPSKIVNIHTKKGIIKGVFGWPAIHTRSRVKEEPPKPDNITIDVGAKDKAEVEKMGIHVGCVITYPDEFHILNGDKFVCRALDNRMGGFMIAEVARLIKENKKKLPFGLYITNSVQEEIGLRGAEMITQTIKPNVAIVTDVTHDTTTPMIEKKKEGHLEIGLGPVVAYAPAVQQKLRDLITDTAEDKKIPFQRSALSRATGTDTDAFAYSNGGVASALISLPLRYMHTTVEMVHKDDVENVIKLIYETLLNIKDGETFSYFE; encoded by the coding sequence ATGGCAAAAAAGAGCATTCTTAACAAAAAGTCGATGGACTTTTTAGAAAAATATTTAAATAATGCATCTCCAACAGGATATGAATGGACAGGGCAAAAAATATGGATGGATTATTTAAAACCCTATGTAGATGAGTTTATTACAGACACCTACGGAAGTGCTGTTGGGGTTATAAATCCTAAAGCAAAATATAAAGTTGTTATTGAAGGACATGCTGATGAAATTTCATGGTATGTTAATTATATATCGGACAACGGATTGATTTACGTAATTAGAAACGGTGGTAGTGACCATCAAATTGCACCTAGTAAAATTGTCAATATTCATACCAAAAAAGGTATTATAAAAGGTGTTTTTGGATGGCCAGCTATTCATACAAGAAGTAGAGTAAAAGAAGAACCTCCAAAACCAGACAATATTACTATTGATGTTGGAGCAAAAGATAAAGCCGAAGTTGAAAAAATGGGTATTCACGTAGGTTGTGTTATTACCTATCCAGATGAATTTCATATTTTAAATGGTGATAAATTTGTTTGTCGCGCTTTAGATAACCGTATGGGTGGATTTATGATTGCCGAAGTAGCACGCTTAATTAAAGAAAATAAAAAGAAATTACCTTTTGGTCTTTACATTACCAACTCGGTTCAAGAAGAAATAGGTTTACGAGGCGCAGAAATGATTACCCAAACCATTAAACCAAATGTGGCTATTGTTACCGATGTAACGCACGATACTACTACACCAATGATTGAAAAGAAAAAAGAAGGTCATTTAGAAATTGGTCTTGGTCCTGTGGTGGCATACGCGCCTGCTGTACAACAAAAACTAAGAGATTTAATTACAGATACTGCTGAAGATAAAAAAATACCGTTTCAACGTTCGGCGTTATCAAGAGCTACAGGTACAGATACAGATGCCTTTGCTTATAGTAATGGAGGTGTTGCTTCAGCGTTAATTTCATTACCGCTACGTTATATGCACACAACCGTAGAAATGGTGCATAAAGATGATGTTGAAAACGTGATTAAATTAATTTACGAAACACTTCTTAATATCAAAGACGGAGAAACATTTAGTTATTTTGAGTAA
- a CDS encoding DUF4294 domain-containing protein → MNLFKYLFILFPFILIAQVNEIEQDTTTVEYLIIEGDSIPRTSIDLDEVMLLHKLEFDSREDRIRYLILRRKTIKVYPYAKLAAERLDSMNARMATLKKNRDKKRYTKRVQKYIEGEFSDELKKMTRTEGQILVKLIHRQTGTTAFDLIKELRSGWRAFWYNTTASMFDISLKREFDPFNEKEDYLIEDILQRNFQSGRLDRQKSAIEFDFYDLTDKWLHSKSPKK, encoded by the coding sequence ATGAACTTATTCAAATACTTATTCATATTATTCCCATTTATTCTCATTGCTCAGGTAAATGAAATTGAGCAAGATACTACTACAGTTGAGTACCTTATAATAGAAGGCGATTCTATTCCTAGAACATCTATAGATTTGGATGAAGTGATGCTTTTGCATAAACTTGAATTTGATAGTAGAGAAGACCGTATTCGATATTTAATTTTACGTAGAAAAACCATTAAAGTATATCCTTATGCAAAATTAGCTGCAGAACGATTAGATTCTATGAATGCAAGAATGGCAACCTTAAAAAAGAATCGAGATAAAAAGCGTTATACTAAGCGTGTTCAAAAATATATTGAAGGTGAGTTTTCTGATGAATTAAAGAAAATGACACGTACTGAAGGACAAATTTTAGTTAAATTGATTCACCGCCAAACGGGAACCACAGCATTTGACTTGATTAAAGAACTTCGCAGTGGTTGGCGTGCTTTCTGGTACAACACAACAGCAAGTATGTTTGATATTTCGTTAAAGCGTGAGTTTGATCCCTTTAATGAAAAGGAAGATTATTTAATTGAAGATATTTTACAACGAAACTTTCAAAGCGGACGTTTAGATCGACAAAAATCTGCAATAGAATTCGATTTTTACGATTTAACCGATAAATGGTTACATTCTAAATCTCCAAAAAAATAA
- a CDS encoding hemolysin III family protein yields the protein MRIQTSFEEKLNTISHAIGALLGIAALVLLIIYSTNKTDWSLFSVIVYGISIIILFSASTFYHAVRGERRKHYFRIVDHISIYFLIAGTYTPVCLISLEQTQGWTLFWLVWGIAAFGVILKLFFTGKFEVFSTLLYLVMGWLIIFDFTNLTETIGNNGILFLFAGGLSYTVGIVFYAIQKIPFNHVIWHLFVLAGAIFHFFMIFFFVI from the coding sequence ATGCGTATTCAAACCTCTTTTGAAGAAAAACTTAATACTATATCTCATGCAATTGGTGCATTGCTTGGTATTGCAGCTTTAGTGTTGCTAATAATTTATAGCACAAACAAAACAGATTGGAGTCTTTTTAGTGTTATTGTTTATGGTATTTCTATCATTATTTTATTTAGTGCTTCAACATTTTACCATGCAGTGAGAGGCGAGAGGCGTAAGCACTATTTTAGAATTGTAGACCATATAAGTATATATTTTTTAATTGCCGGAACATATACACCTGTATGTTTAATTTCTTTAGAGCAAACTCAAGGTTGGACACTTTTTTGGTTAGTTTGGGGAATTGCCGCTTTTGGAGTAATTCTAAAACTGTTTTTTACGGGTAAGTTTGAAGTGTTTTCCACTTTACTGTATCTAGTCATGGGTTGGCTTATCATTTTTGACTTCACCAATCTTACAGAAACTATTGGCAATAATGGTATTTTATTTTTATTTGCTGGCGGTTTATCATATACCGTTGGTATTGTTTTTTATGCCATTCAAAAAATACCTTTCAATCATGTTATTTGGCATTTATTTGTTTTAGCTGGTGCCATTTTTCACTTCTTTATGATTTTCTTTTTTGTGATTTAA
- a CDS encoding prolyl oligopeptidase family serine peptidase codes for MKTKILGLAIVALLFSCKKETKIVKKEIKQYSIEQFMDNEAVGGGSFSSDNTNLLVSSNRSDIYNAYTIPVKGGQMTAITTSDSTSIFAESYFPNDNRILLSADGNGDEIDHLFVRELDSTIKDITPEKGAKSSFYGWSKDDNYLYYGSNKRDARFFDVYKLSITDYSSQMIYQNNDGLNFSGMSDDENYFALSKSLNTNDSDLFLYDVKTKEMTKINENRSANSAQDFSKDNNTLYYTTDDGGEFSYLMAFDLSTKEKKKIIEKSWDIMGSGFTSNGKYMLVYVNEDGKNAIEVLEAKTMNPIDLPDFGNKSITSVGFSDDEKWMRMYVGGSNSPSDLYTYNIETKEKYKLTDVLNSAIDVEDLVTAKVIRFKSFDSTEIPAIYYLPHQASIDNKVPAMVWVHGGPGGQTRQGFSSLIQYMVNHGYAVLAVNNRGSSGYGKTFYKMDDKNHGEKDLQDCVEGKNWLAQQPEIDGDNIGIIGGSYGGYMTMAALTYTPEEFDVGVNLFGVTNWMRTLKSIPPYWESFRESLYLELGDPFSADSVRLKRISPLFHTDKVTKPLIVLQGSKDPRVLQVESDEIVAGVRKNGVPVEYVLFEDEGHGFVKKENQIEAYSRILKFLDEYLKKEDTHLDGEMSSTEIEVEK; via the coding sequence ATGAAAACCAAAATTTTAGGATTAGCAATTGTAGCACTTTTATTTTCTTGTAAAAAAGAAACTAAAATTGTTAAAAAAGAAATCAAACAATACTCAATTGAACAATTTATGGATAATGAAGCTGTTGGTGGAGGAAGTTTTTCTTCAGACAACACTAATCTATTAGTATCAAGCAATAGATCAGATATCTATAATGCATATACTATTCCTGTAAAAGGAGGTCAAATGACTGCTATAACAACTTCTGATAGCACGTCTATTTTTGCAGAATCGTATTTTCCAAATGACAATAGAATCTTATTGAGTGCAGATGGAAATGGAGATGAAATTGATCATTTATTTGTAAGAGAATTAGATAGCACAATTAAAGATATCACTCCAGAAAAAGGAGCAAAATCTAGTTTCTATGGCTGGTCAAAAGATGATAATTATCTTTATTATGGTTCTAATAAACGAGATGCTCGCTTCTTTGATGTTTATAAATTATCTATTACAGATTATTCATCACAAATGATTTATCAAAATAATGATGGTTTAAATTTTAGTGGAATGTCTGATGACGAAAATTATTTTGCCTTATCAAAATCTCTTAATACTAATGATAGTGATTTATTTCTTTATGATGTAAAAACTAAAGAAATGACTAAAATTAACGAAAATAGAAGTGCTAATTCTGCTCAGGATTTTTCTAAAGATAATAATACATTGTATTATACAACAGACGATGGAGGAGAATTTTCATATTTAATGGCTTTTGATTTAAGTACAAAAGAAAAGAAAAAGATTATTGAAAAATCATGGGATATTATGGGAAGTGGTTTTACTTCCAACGGGAAGTATATGTTGGTTTATGTAAATGAAGATGGAAAAAATGCTATTGAAGTTTTAGAAGCAAAAACAATGAATCCAATAGATTTGCCAGACTTTGGAAACAAAAGTATTACTAGCGTAGGTTTTAGTGATGATGAAAAGTGGATGCGAATGTATGTTGGTGGCTCAAATTCTCCTTCAGATTTGTATACTTACAATATAGAAACTAAAGAAAAATATAAGCTTACAGATGTATTAAATAGTGCTATTGATGTTGAAGATTTAGTAACAGCGAAAGTAATACGATTTAAATCATTTGATAGTACTGAGATACCTGCAATTTACTACTTGCCTCATCAGGCTTCTATTGATAATAAGGTGCCGGCAATGGTTTGGGTTCATGGTGGTCCTGGAGGACAAACGCGTCAAGGATTTAGTTCTTTAATTCAGTATATGGTTAATCATGGTTATGCGGTTTTAGCAGTTAATAATCGTGGTAGCAGTGGCTATGGAAAAACTTTTTATAAAATGGATGACAAAAATCATGGAGAAAAAGATTTGCAAGATTGTGTAGAAGGTAAAAATTGGTTAGCTCAACAACCTGAAATTGATGGTGATAATATAGGAATAATAGGTGGATCTTATGGAGGTTACATGACCATGGCAGCGTTAACATATACTCCAGAGGAGTTTGATGTTGGTGTAAATTTATTTGGTGTAACCAATTGGATGCGCACATTAAAAAGCATTCCACCTTATTGGGAGTCGTTTAGAGAGTCTCTATATTTAGAATTAGGAGACCCTTTTTCGGCAGATTCTGTTCGTTTGAAACGCATTTCTCCTTTATTTCATACCGATAAAGTTACTAAGCCATTAATTGTTTTACAAGGTTCTAAAGATCCACGTGTACTACAAGTTGAGTCTGATGAAATTGTAGCAGGTGTTCGAAAAAATGGAGTACCTGTAGAGTATGTGCTTTTTGAAGATGAAGGTCATGGTTTCGTAAAAAAGGAAAACCAAATAGAAGCTTACAGTAGAATATTGAAGTTTTTAGATGAGTATCTTAAGAAAGAGGATACACATTTAGATGGTGAAATGTCATCAACTGAAATTGAAGTCGAAAAATAA
- a CDS encoding T9SS type A sorting domain-containing protein yields MKKKIIYIAFMLLCQITFAQCYPDRHSTSWFDGWVSCETSTNPITSYGETHWIMYDFGYEYVLNESKFWNANEPKNLQYGINDFNIDYSIDGVTWTNLGEFQIEQASGLSTYEGDENGPDFNGAKARYVLITPTTNFGGNCFGFSEIKINITDPFEVINEEEGFNALVYPNPFENDITLRIVTLDENLPVTYRLFDILGREILNNTLDLTEDIETYPIPLNGQSLSIGIYILNIEQNSNIKSFKLIKRE; encoded by the coding sequence ATGAAAAAGAAGATAATCTACATAGCATTCATGTTGCTCTGCCAAATAACATTTGCACAATGTTATCCTGATAGACATAGTACCTCATGGTTTGACGGTTGGGTTTCTTGTGAAACCTCTACTAATCCTATTACTTCTTATGGCGAAACTCATTGGATTATGTACGATTTTGGATATGAATATGTATTAAATGAATCCAAATTCTGGAATGCTAACGAACCCAAAAACTTACAATATGGTATTAACGATTTTAATATAGATTATTCAATAGATGGAGTTACTTGGACAAACTTAGGCGAGTTTCAAATAGAACAAGCTTCTGGTTTATCTACTTATGAAGGTGATGAAAACGGACCAGATTTTAACGGAGCTAAAGCCCGATATGTTTTAATTACACCAACAACTAATTTTGGTGGCAATTGTTTTGGGTTTAGTGAAATAAAAATAAATATTACAGATCCTTTTGAAGTGATTAATGAAGAAGAAGGCTTTAATGCTTTAGTGTATCCAAATCCGTTTGAAAATGATATAACATTAAGAATTGTAACCTTGGATGAAAATCTTCCTGTTACTTACAGGTTGTTTGATATTTTAGGACGCGAAATACTAAATAACACACTTGATTTAACTGAAGATATTGAGACTTACCCTATTCCTTTAAATGGACAATCTTTATCCATTGGTATTTATATTTTAAATATTGAACAAAACAGCAATATAAAAAGCTTTAAACTGATTAAGCGCGAGTAG